The sequence CTGAACAGGGCGTGGAATAGGTTGCCCTAGGAAGTACCCTTCTTCCTCAGACTCTGAAGACGAGGAACAGGTTGAACACCAATCATCATGGTCATTAAAATAAGGTCTGAGCAATTTATCACCTACTTGATTTTGCAACGTCAGGTCAGAGGCAGTTCTAGGATAACGATTGTATGGATCTCTCAACTGGCCATTTCCAAATGCATCCCTGCTTCTTCTTCGCATCATTAATTGTTCATAGTCTTCACCTGAAAACATTTGAGATCTGTCTCTTAGTTGATAACGTTTATCTGAAGCTAGGTGAAGAGCATTATCAGAACGAGATCGTCTGGATCTCCTTGGCTTGTGACGATGATGGCGGGAGTTATTCTCCCGATTATGCATCCGTCTCTGGGTCCGTTCACTCATGGGTGCAATTCTAGCATTCATGCTAGCTTGCATTCTGTTACTTATGGCACCATCTGGACAGTCGAACCCTGGCGGCATTCTTCTTTGAGTCGATAATTCTTGATACTGCAAAGGGTGCCTGAGCCTATCCAAGGGTGGCTGCAAATCCTGGTATTGCTGGGCTGAGTTTAGGCTTCTAATGGATTCTGTGCTTCTAAATCTAGCAGAAGAGTTAAGTGTACCCATATTGCTAAGTTTTTCTGATCCATTCATGCCAGAGTCTTTGCTCAAGTCAGGCATTGAAAACCTGGACAAATGCTCCTGGCGTCTGGCACCACCTTCCACAGAAGCTCCTGAAAATATAATTTGTTGGCAggataaaaaaaaaatgaaaaacacTTGCATTAAGATTAAATATAACAAGAATCAATTCATTCAAGGAAAAATAAATTATTTCTGAAAGTGAAGCTGAAAATCAAATTAAGCCAAACTAGTTTCAAGCACATTTTAAAATGTGAAGCTTCTAAAATAATTTGTTTTGAGGGCTTTATATTCCGTTTATGGAATTTCAGGGTCTTTGGGCATGAGGTCAAGTAGGAAGGATGGCAAAATGGCATGGTAAGGTTTGTGGTGGTATGTCTACTTCCATCAACTTTTCTCTTTGTCACTGGTGAGAAAAGTGGAAGATGTAGCCCTACATGGAGCCCATTTGAACCACCTTAATGGCCAAACAAGAGGTTCTTCTTGCCGCCATTGACATTTAACCTGTGGCAAGTGAGTCCTTTGTGACTTGGGAGAATGACTGGTCTCCCAGTGTTCCAGGGTGTGTTTGCCTCCTTTTCAGGCTGAGTTTGACCTTGGCTGCAATGGCCATTCATGCAATGTCAGCCCTGCCTGACCTCAGCGATATCCGAACTCCAGGCTCATCAGGGCTTGCTTGACTGTCCCAGTTCCCCAAACCCTACTTTTTCCTGGTTGTGATGGCATGTGTCCATCAAAGCGTAAACTTGCTCAATGTAAGTTGAGCATCACTCTTGTTGGCTGCTGAGCAACCAACCTTGTGATTGTTAGATGGGGGTGGGTCACCATTCTTAATAAAAAAGCAAGCTATTGCCAGCCACTTAACTGTTTGCTGACTGTAAAACCCagtcctgggtcacactgcagTGGGATCACTCCTGGTTTTTGTCCCTTAAATAGGGCCTCTGTTGCCTCGGAAACATTCTGGCCTTTATTTGAGCAAAATAATTGGGTAACTATTGGAATTTTAATGGTGTGTTAATAAGTAGCTGATCTACATGAGGACAGTACAGAATAATCCTTCCCTTAGTCTACTGCCAGCTTGTTAAACTGTTTTGCAGGGCTAATTTAACAAGAAGTTAAGAAGAAATTAGTCTGGGTGTGCATAAATCTTTGAAAACAATCCTCAATCAAATATTATCTAATAGTGCTGAAGTTACTGGTCATAGCCTGAGAATTATTATAATTATGACATAGAGCAATGAAAAAACTGGAAGGGGTAAATTCCAAAAATATGTAAGAAAAACCCATTGAATTGTGCAAGACCAAACAATACATTTCCAACATCAATGATAAACATATCAGCCAATAAATGTAGAGAAACTACAGCTAAACAGGGTATTGAATTGTATCAACAGGAACATTCAGTATAAATTAATGGACCTTTCAATCATCCTACAGGTCACTgataagaccacatctggagtattgtggacagtttgtTTTAGGCCCTTATAATATGGGTGATTTGGTGGCCCTGAGAAAAGTTCAGAAGATTGAATATCTCCTACTTCAATGAAAATATTAGTTTGCCAGCCACAaggagtgacctgatagaaatttagtAAATAATAAATGGGCTGAACAGCATATCTATTGATAAACATTCTAGTTTGTTATACTGAGGTCTGCAGGGAGGCAGGAGAAGGGCAGGTAAATAATCAGAGAATAAAGTATGTAAAGTATTGCTATAGGTCAGATTACAGACCTTTTTTCTTCAAGTCAGTACTGAGCTTTCAGATTGTGTTGTTAGCTGATGCAATGGGTGCTTTCTTTAGGGTCTTTTTTCTCATAGTGATACTTTTAACAGACAACTGGGCTTGATTGATGTTAGAAATTATATCAAACAAAAAGTAAATAGGTTAATGGATAGCAAATATCTGGCCCACGATCCCCAGGCTAATTTCATTGCCCAAAGAGCTCCGAGATCAATGTTTCCAAAGTTTAATGTCCCAATGTGGgcctagttttttttttaacctgttcCCAAAGATAATGACAAAGTTTGGAAGTATTTAGTTATAATTTTGCAGCTATTTTGAGAATTGGTCTGTTCCCACCATCTTAGTTAAGATCTGTCAATTTAGCACTGGGACTACTCCTCTCTGTGGCTCTAATATGAGCTGGCCTCTTTTTCAAAGCTGCTTTTGGAGTAGGCCACTACGTTCATTTTAATTAATAATTAACCACAAGTATACTGTACCTGTTGCATTTGAAAGTGCAAGAGATTCTACTGATTCCCTTGGggtttgttcaagaaaggtaaGTTGATCAGTAAAACTAAGTGCACTGATTGGATGTCTGGTTCGACTCTGATGAGAAATCAATTCTCTTTCGATCTCATATCCTGGTACAGTTGGATTTGATCGGGATTCAGTAACACTATGGCTCGATGCACTACTAAAGCTTTCTTGAGTTCTGATTGCTGAAGGATAATAATCTTCTTTATCTTCTTGGATAAAACTATCACTATGATCTTTCATGGCAGCAGTTGAACTTCTCTTTGCATTAAATTCTTTCCCCCATAAATCACTCTGATTGCTTACGCAATGTGTTGGATTAAATTCATTCCTCACACTATACTGACTTAGAGATTGAGAAGGTCTTTCCACAAATTTAGCCCTCTCAGTAGAGTCGTCTTCAAACTGGTAGACAtctctgattttccatagacccTCTTTGTTCAAACTGGTCGCTTGACTAGCAAGACTTAGCATATCCATTTGTTGAGAAAGAGGATCAATATCTGTAGAATATCTGTTCATTGCTGCTTGTGATATATTTGGTCTTACATTTTTATCTTCTACTTTATTGCTGTTTCTACCTATTCTAGCACTGCGCCGAGATTCTCTTGATCGTGCACTCTGAAATGCAGAGTCTGAAGAGTCAGAGCCACTGGGATCTTCCCCAACACTGCAGGATCTGGAGCAAAATATCTGTCCTTGTTTTGGTAGGAAAGGTCGTCCAAGTAATGACTTCTTGCAACGTGCACAGCAGAAACACATCTCCGTGGCATGCCAGTGCTGACCATCATATGTCATCTGCCCTTGGTCAATACctttgaaaaaaataaaattttgATAAAGGCAATTATTTAGAGTGCCAACACATCGGTTTTGAGTTTCTTAACCTACTTACAGTATTTGCTTAATCATATAATAGGACTATATTAATAATGCAATCATAATGATATGCACAATCAAGTGTGTATCCATAAAAAAAGTTTTCAAGTGTGATAATGAAAACAGCTGCAAATAAAATACCTTTTTCAGTGATCCACTTTCTATACTACTTTAGCATTCCTTTTGTGGGATAATGTAGCCTCTACTGCTTTATGCAGGTTTTAGTGCACACAGTATTAAATAGCCAAATTTAAAAGGAAAAATAAATCTTAGTTATTTGTGTAGTACCATTCTTCAGATCTATCTCTTTAGCAATTTTTATGTATCATTGTTCTATTTTCCTGAAAACCGAAATTTTTTCCTAGGATATGGTTCCAAATGTGTAAATGTCATTTGGTACCATGTCCAAATCATCATTACTGACATGTAAAATATAATGGTCAATACTAAAGTATTACTATTTTTGTGAAAGTGAAGCATAGTAGCGTTCTCACTCAGTAGGCAAATTAACATTTCACAATTCCTGAAGGAATCACTGGATAGTAATCAAGAAAGGCAGCACGGGACATAATTTGCTTTTCCTAATCTGTCGCCAATTGTATCATCCTAATTGCAATCCAGCAAAAGCCATAGTTGGTAACTGAGACTTATTTTAGCTAATAAGGCtcatttacatagaacatagcacaatacagcacagaacaggcccttcggcctacgatgttgtgccgaacatttgtcctagcttaagcacctatccatgtacaaatccaattgccgcttaaaggtcactaatgattttgactctgccactcccacaggcagcgcattccatgcccccaccactctctgggtaaagaacctgcccctgacatccccccctataccttccacctttcaccttaaatttatgtcccctcgtaacactctgttgtacccggggaaaaagtctctgactgtctactctatctattcccctgatcatcttataaacctctatcaagtcacccctcatccttcgccgttccaatgagaaaaggcctagcactctcaacctatcctcgtatgacctattctccattccaggcaacatcctggtaaatctcctctgcaccctctccaaagcttccacatctttcctaaagtgaggcgaccaaaatgcacacagtactccaaatgtggccttaccaaggtcctgtacagctgcaacatcatctcacgactcttgaattcaatccctctgctaatgaaccaTAGGCCTttttacaagctctatccacctgagtggcaaatttcaaagagctatgaacatagaccccaagatccctctgctcctccaccttactaagaaccctactgttaaccctgtattcccattcttatttgtccttccaaaatggacaacctcacacttgacagggttgaacttcatctgccactcctcagcccagctctgcatcatatctaagtccctttgcagccgacaacagcccacctcactatccacaactccaccaatcttcgtatcatctgcaaatttactgacccacccttcaactccctcttccaagtcattaataaaaattacaaacagcagagctcccagaactgatccctgaggaactctacttgtaactgggctccaggctgaatatttaccatctaccaccactctctgacttcgaccagttagccagttctctatccaactggccaaatttcccactatcccatgcctcctgactttccacataaacctcccatggggaaccttatcaaatgccttactaaaatccatgtacactacatccactgctctaccctcatccacatgcttggtcacctcctcaaagaattcaatcagacttgtaaggcaagacctacccctcacaaatccgtgctggctgtccctaatcaagcagtgtctttccagatactcataaatcctacccctcagtatcctttccattactttgcctaccaccgaagtaagactcactggcttgtaattcctggggttatccctattcccttttttgaacaggggcacaacattcgccactctccagtcccctggtaccacccccattgacagtgaagacgaaaagatcattgccaacggctctgcaatttcctctcttgcttcccacataatcctaggatatatcccgtcaggcccgggggacttgtctatcctcaagtttttcaaaatgcccaacacatcttccttcctttaCTGACTAATTTCGGGGAGGCTTTTAATTGAAATTGCCTGTATAAACTTCACAAGTTATAAATCTGAGAAGTTTGTACCAGAGTCATTTAGAATTCATGTGCATCTGTACATATCTGCAGATTTCCTATGACACAGGCCGAAAATATTTTTGACATGTATTGTAATGATGCAATCTGTCCAGCTATTATAGATAAACGGCATCCTTTGAATACTCCCAACACTATGAACATTTTGATTTTGAGAATAATTATGCAATACTGTAAATTATTTTATGTGTCATTATTGGATCAAAAGAAGTGCCATGATTTCTTTTTAATTTAAAGAACCACTTGTTATAATTTTGTACAGAGAGGTTCTGAGCATGTATTAGCCACTTGAAGCATGGCAAAAGCTACTATGATGTTCATTGTTCAGGAAATAATTTATAATATAATAGCACCATGTAGAAACATAgactctttttttcacttttgctAGCAGGACAATAATCTGTAGCCCTAATGTGTCTACAAGCGTATTACTATAGATTGCCTATTCTCAGGCGAGAAGAATTAAGcagcacaaaaaaaaagaaacataaataaatatttttattgactcAATGTTGGACCTGTAGCATGGCAGTGAACTAATTAAACCCACCTTTCAAGTGACATTAGGATAAATTAACAACTAAATAGTATAGACAATTGTCAAATCCATATCTTTGATAAATATGTGTATTTAACTTATTACATTGAGAACCATTTTATATCTGACAGACGTTTTACACATAACATTGAATTTCATATTTAATCGTAAATTGTAAGTctaatttattttctttctcaATTATAGCTCATTGGAAAGCTTTGCTGTCGCTCGATTACAATTAGAAATGGATATTACCAAGGTAAAGTGAATTGCTTAGTTCTGATGTACCTATAAACCATACTGTCTTTTTAAGAGGTTGAGTCTCTATGGAAACATGTACTATTTGAACTACTGGGAGTAGTATTCAAAAGCTGAAAATGAGTTGTAAAAGGTGATGAAATACTTTTAAAATCATTAAATAATACAAAGAACAAAGCAAACACaactaaataaataaacaaaaatcAAGTTATAAGTGAACATTTCCCAAATTTCAGCATTAAAATATATTGCTCTATTGTCACCTCTGTACTGGAACTGTTTACTGTAACCCTGTTTCCTTGCAAGTTTTCCTAGTTACTCCAATTTTTTTTACCTCTTATCAACAGAAAAGCACAATAACTACATTTTTTTGTAAAAATTTAATTGGTTTGTGTTTAGGATAAAGTACAACCTTTCCTTTTTCTTACTCTTTTCAGCCTTGCTCCTGACCTCCTTGGAGTGCCTTTCTTGACCACCAGCACCCATCCAGCAGAGACCCCTATGCCATTCCTATTTATTTTGCGCGCTGTTATATGGTTGTTGTTGACTTGATTTATTGTTACGTGTACTTAAGTACAGCAAAACGCTTTGTTTATGAACAGTAAAGGCAGATCATTGtgagcaaggacatacagattagattagattagattccctacagtgtggaaacaggccctgcagcctaacaagtccacaccgcccctccgaagagaaacccacccagacccatttccctcggaCTAAAGCacttaatactatgggcaatttagaatggccaattcacctgacctgcacatctttggactgtgggaggaaaccggagcacccggaggaaacccatgcagacacggggagaatgtgcaaactccacacagacagttttatccaaggctggaattgaacctgggtccctggcgctgtgaggaagcagtgctaaccactgagccaccatgccacccctaaaGCACATTGCACTTGAGCCAGGTCGGACTCGAACCAACAgtcttctgatccgaagtcagacaCATTATTCATTACACCACTGGCCCAATAGATTATAGGGTGcttggagagagggagacatacaggttacattgcacagaaaCAAGAtgaacattaacaagatcaacttGTTAATTTGAAGTTAGAcgatccattcatcagtctaacaacagcagggaagctgttcttgaacttgtTGGTGCAAAcgttcaaacttttgtatcttctgcctgatacaggaggttgtaggagagcattagcAGAATGCgaggggtctttgataatgtgaGCAGTCTTTCCACAGcaatgagaagtgtaaatggaatCCATGAATGAATCCATGAATCCATGGTCTGATCTGTGCAcataaccttctgtagtttcttactgtTCTGGGCACAGCAGATGCCACACTGGGCCGTTATGTACCCTGATATAATGCTCTTTATGGTGCATccgtaaaagttggtgagggtccttatggtcATGCTGAATTTCATGTTGGCTGAGGAGGAAGAGGCAttattgtgcct comes from Chiloscyllium punctatum isolate Juve2018m chromosome 12, sChiPun1.3, whole genome shotgun sequence and encodes:
- the prickle2b gene encoding prickle-like protein 2b isoform X1, yielding MFNRSSKKRNSSRWLSTVDDPEKGQPCNACGDQCPGLALHNWRKICLHCKCPREEHIVTVMPLEMEKTVNKLMYDFQRNSTSDDDSGCALEEYAWVPPGLKPEQVHQYYNCLPEDKVPYVNSPGEKYRIKQLLHQLPPHDNEVRYCNSLDEEEKKELRLFSTQRKRESLGRGTIRPFPITMTGAICEQCGGQINGGDIAVFASRAGHGVCWHPRCFVCTTCNELLVDLIYFYQNGKIYCGRHHAECLKPRCAACDEIIFADECTEAESRHWHMKHFCCFECETVLGGQRYIMKEGRPYCCNCFESLYAEYCDTCGEHIGIDQGQMTYDGQHWHATEMCFCCARCKKSLLGRPFLPKQGQIFCSRSCSVGEDPSGSDSSDSAFQSARSRESRRSARIGRNSNKVEDKNVRPNISQAAMNRYSTDIDPLSQQMDMLSLASQATSLNKEGLWKIRDVYQFEDDSTERAKFVERPSQSLSQYSVRNEFNPTHCVSNQSDLWGKEFNAKRSSTAAMKDHSDSFIQEDKEDYYPSAIRTQESFSSASSHSVTESRSNPTVPGYEIERELISHQSRTRHPISALSFTDQLTFLEQTPRESVESLALSNATGASVEGGARRQEHLSRFSMPDLSKDSGMNGSEKLSNMGTLNSSARFRSTESIRSLNSAQQYQDLQPPLDRLRHPLQYQELSTQRRMPPGFDCPDGAISNRMQASMNARIAPMSERTQRRMHNRENNSRHHRHKPRRSRRSRSDNALHLASDKRYQLRDRSQMFSGEDYEQLMMRRRSRDAFGNGQLRDPYNRYPRTASDLTLQNQVGDKLLRPYFNDHDDWCSTCSSSSESEEEGYFLGQPIPRPVQLRPITSDEFMYGYNSPVPISSNLSGRYQSHYRKRQKSKNCIIS
- the prickle2b gene encoding prickle-like protein 2b isoform X2, yielding MPLEMEKTVNKLMYDFQRNSTSDDDSGCALEEYAWVPPGLKPEQVHQYYNCLPEDKVPYVNSPGEKYRIKQLLHQLPPHDNEVRYCNSLDEEEKKELRLFSTQRKRESLGRGTIRPFPITMTGAICEQCGGQINGGDIAVFASRAGHGVCWHPRCFVCTTCNELLVDLIYFYQNGKIYCGRHHAECLKPRCAACDEIIFADECTEAESRHWHMKHFCCFECETVLGGQRYIMKEGRPYCCNCFESLYAEYCDTCGEHIGIDQGQMTYDGQHWHATEMCFCCARCKKSLLGRPFLPKQGQIFCSRSCSVGEDPSGSDSSDSAFQSARSRESRRSARIGRNSNKVEDKNVRPNISQAAMNRYSTDIDPLSQQMDMLSLASQATSLNKEGLWKIRDVYQFEDDSTERAKFVERPSQSLSQYSVRNEFNPTHCVSNQSDLWGKEFNAKRSSTAAMKDHSDSFIQEDKEDYYPSAIRTQESFSSASSHSVTESRSNPTVPGYEIERELISHQSRTRHPISALSFTDQLTFLEQTPRESVESLALSNATGASVEGGARRQEHLSRFSMPDLSKDSGMNGSEKLSNMGTLNSSARFRSTESIRSLNSAQQYQDLQPPLDRLRHPLQYQELSTQRRMPPGFDCPDGAISNRMQASMNARIAPMSERTQRRMHNRENNSRHHRHKPRRSRRSRSDNALHLASDKRYQLRDRSQMFSGEDYEQLMMRRRSRDAFGNGQLRDPYNRYPRTASDLTLQNQVGDKLLRPYFNDHDDWCSTCSSSSESEEEGYFLGQPIPRPVQLRPITSDEFMYGYNSPVPISSNLSGRYQSHYRKRQKSKNCIIS